TCCCGCTTCTCCGCCTTTTCCGGCGGCCCCTCACCGTTCCTCCTCTCTCCTATGTCGTCCCGCTGGGACTCTTTCAGTCCACCGGGTTTGTCGGATGCACCCTTTGGGCCCTGGAATCGGGAGCAGCCGGAAAAACGGCCATTCTGGTCTATATGATGCCCCTGTGGCTTCTGATGATGGCCTGGCCGGTGCTGGGAGAACGCATCCGGGGATGGCAATGGCCGGCCATGGGTTTTGCCTTTCTGGGGCTTTTCCTGATTCTTGACCCGGGAAGAACGGACTCTTCCCTCCACGGGACCCTCCTGGCCATTCTCTCGGGGATCTTCTGGGCGATTTCCGCTGTCTGGCAAAAAAAGATGGCCCCCCCGGGAATCGACCTTCTGACGGTCACCGCCTGGCAGATGGTCTTCGGGGGTCTGGGACTCCTGTTTCTCGCCATTCTCCGGGACCCTCTGACACTGCACTGGTCTCCCGCCCTCATCGGTGCGCTTTTGTACAATGCCCTTCCGGGGAATGCCCTGGCCTGGCTTCTCTGGGCCTATGCGCTCCGGCATCTGCCCTCGGGGGTTGCGGGAATGGGCACCCTGGTGGCTCCACTGGTGGGTGTTCTGGCATCCTGGGCCCAACTGGGGGAACATCCGGGGAGCCGGGAATTCCAGGGAATGTTGTTCATTTTCCTGGCCCTCTTCCTTGTC
This Leptospirillum ferriphilum DNA region includes the following protein-coding sequences:
- a CDS encoding DMT family transporter; amino-acid sequence: MLKRTGPLAALGLLSLIWGYNWVVMKIGLKDCPPLLFASLRVLGGAMILLPLLRLFRRPLTVPPLSYVVPLGLFQSTGFVGCTLWALESGAAGKTAILVYMMPLWLLMMAWPVLGERIRGWQWPAMGFAFLGLFLILDPGRTDSSLHGTLLAILSGIFWAISAVWQKKMAPPGIDLLTVTAWQMVFGGLGLLFLAILRDPLTLHWSPALIGALLYNALPGNALAWLLWAYALRHLPSGVAGMGTLVAPLVGVLASWAQLGEHPGSREFQGMLFIFLALFLVTWQHLRMQNDTALASGPEESGE